One genomic segment of candidate division KSB1 bacterium includes these proteins:
- a CDS encoding nucleotidyltransferase: MKRFPERAHVNAPENPFIVAVTIDKVIVDFLLTLPGYEEQIIERAVHRDLGGISAWVCSIEDLIIQKVVAGREKDWLDLEALLLEQLGKLDEPFINDWLAQFAEALEKPEILTKYRQLVERVKTKISK, from the coding sequence TTGAAGAGGTTCCCTGAACGCGCCCATGTCAACGCTCCCGAAAATCCATTTATTGTTGCCGTTACCATAGATAAAGTCATCGTAGATTTTTTGCTGACTTTGCCCGGTTATGAAGAACAAATTATTGAACGCGCCGTACACCGAGATTTGGGTGGTATCTCCGCCTGGGTCTGTTCAATTGAAGATTTGATCATCCAAAAAGTGGTTGCGGGACGTGAAAAAGATTGGCTGGATTTGGAAGCTTTATTGCTGGAACAGCTTGGCAAGCTTGACGAGCCCTTCATCAACGATTGGCTCGCGCAATTTGCCGAAGCGTTGGAAAAGCCGGAAATCTTGACGAAGTATAGGCAGTTGGTGGAGAGAGTCAAAACGAAAATATCAAAATGA
- a CDS encoding ornithine carbamoyltransferase: MTDTLRGRDYITTQAWSIDEIELALETAADLKDKFKRGIPHRLLPDKTIFLLFFDKSTRTRNSFEAGITQLGGHAHFIDSSTSQIAHGESAKDTGIILSSYGHAIAIRHDLIPGEGNAYMREVAKYASKPVINMQCDIDHPCQTLADLMTIREIFGKNLRGRKIAVAWTYAPSYAKPMSVPQGLIMLMTRFGLDVTLAHPPEYKLMESTMQIARENAKQSGVKFEVVDNLEEAFRDADIVYPKSWGIESLFHEPQKALEISKRYKSWICDEKLMSITKKDSIYMHCLPADRGNEVTDAVIDGPHSVVYQEAENRLHTAKAIMALTM; encoded by the coding sequence ATGACCGACACCCTACGCGGACGTGACTACATCACTACACAGGCATGGAGCATCGACGAAATCGAATTGGCGCTGGAAACCGCCGCCGATTTGAAAGACAAATTCAAACGCGGCATTCCCCATCGCCTCCTGCCGGATAAAACGATTTTCTTGCTGTTCTTCGACAAATCGACGCGCACGCGCAATTCATTTGAAGCCGGCATCACCCAGCTCGGTGGCCACGCGCATTTCATCGATTCCAGCACCTCGCAGATTGCCCATGGCGAGAGCGCCAAAGATACCGGCATCATTCTGTCGAGTTACGGCCATGCTATTGCCATTCGCCACGATCTCATCCCCGGCGAAGGTAACGCCTACATGCGCGAGGTGGCCAAGTATGCCAGCAAGCCGGTGATCAACATGCAATGCGATATCGACCATCCCTGCCAGACGCTCGCCGATCTGATGACCATACGTGAGATTTTCGGCAAAAATTTGCGCGGGCGAAAAATCGCCGTGGCCTGGACCTATGCGCCGAGCTATGCCAAGCCGATGTCCGTGCCACAGGGTTTGATCATGCTCATGACCCGCTTCGGCCTCGATGTGACGCTGGCGCATCCGCCGGAATATAAATTGATGGAGAGCACGATGCAGATCGCGCGCGAGAATGCGAAACAAAGCGGCGTCAAATTCGAGGTGGTCGACAATCTCGAAGAAGCCTTTCGCGATGCCGACATCGTTTATCCCAAAAGCTGGGGGATTGAATCCTTATTCCATGAGCCACAAAAAGCGCTCGAAATTTCCAAACGCTACAAGTCGTGGATTTGCGACGAGAAGCTGATGTCGATCACGAAGAAAGATTCAATTTACATGCACTGCCTGCCGGCGGATCGCGGCAACGAAGTGACCGACGCGGTGATCGATGGGCCGCACTCGGTGGTGTATCAGGAAGCGGAGAATCGCCTGCACACGGCGAAGGCGATTATGGCGCTGACGATGTGA
- a CDS encoding YgeY family selenium metabolism-linked hydrolase, with protein MIDDIKKLSRKYQSECAQFLCDLIATPSMSSQEENVINVIRKKMEQFRYDEVTVDPMGNLLGRIGKGKTVIALDAHVDTVGVGNASLWKTDPFKGVIKDGVIYGRGASDMKGAVASIVFAGRLVKELGLADDFTLYVVCSVQEEDCDGLCWQYIVKEDKLRPDCVVITEPTNLGLYRGHRGRMEMEVRTQGLSCHGSMPERGVNAIYKMAPIIADIEKLNERLAPDPFLGKGTVTISEIRSTSPSLCAVADSAAIHLDRRLTKGETMESAVKEVQDLPSVQRAGAEVVVLDYAVPSYRGLTYSTKKYYPTWLLEENHPVMQAGVETYRQLFNEAPRVGRWNFSTNGVAIMGMHGIPCIGFGPANEIHAHSPEDQCPIDHLSKAMSFYAAFPRVFVGKK; from the coding sequence ATGATCGACGACATCAAAAAGCTCAGCCGGAAATACCAATCCGAATGCGCGCAATTTTTATGCGATCTTATCGCCACGCCGTCGATGAGCAGTCAGGAAGAAAACGTAATAAACGTCATCCGTAAAAAGATGGAGCAATTTCGGTACGACGAAGTGACGGTCGATCCGATGGGCAATTTGCTCGGCCGCATCGGCAAGGGCAAAACCGTCATCGCGCTGGATGCGCATGTGGACACGGTTGGTGTGGGCAATGCCAGCTTGTGGAAAACCGATCCCTTCAAGGGCGTGATTAAAGACGGCGTGATCTACGGCCGCGGCGCTTCGGATATGAAAGGCGCGGTGGCGTCGATTGTGTTTGCCGGACGCCTCGTGAAAGAGCTGGGCTTGGCGGATGATTTTACGCTCTACGTCGTGTGCAGCGTGCAGGAAGAAGATTGCGACGGCCTGTGCTGGCAGTATATCGTGAAAGAAGACAAGCTGCGGCCGGATTGCGTCGTCATCACCGAGCCGACCAATCTCGGCCTCTATCGCGGCCATCGCGGCCGCATGGAAATGGAAGTGCGCACGCAAGGCCTCTCGTGCCACGGCTCGATGCCGGAGCGCGGTGTCAATGCCATCTACAAAATGGCGCCGATCATTGCGGACATCGAGAAGCTCAACGAGCGGCTCGCGCCCGATCCGTTTCTCGGCAAAGGCACGGTGACGATTTCGGAAATCCGCTCGACTTCGCCTTCGCTCTGCGCGGTGGCCGATAGCGCCGCGATTCATCTCGATCGGCGGTTGACGAAAGGGGAGACAATGGAATCCGCCGTGAAGGAAGTGCAGGACTTGCCGAGCGTGCAACGCGCCGGCGCGGAGGTGGTGGTGTTGGATTACGCCGTGCCGAGTTATCGCGGCCTCACCTATTCCACCAAAAAATATTATCCAACTTGGCTGTTGGAGGAGAATCACCCCGTGATGCAAGCGGGTGTTGAAACGTATCGCCAACTTTTCAATGAAGCCCCGCGTGTGGGCCGCTGGAATTTCAGCACCAATGGTGTTGCCATCATGGGCATGCACGGCATTCCGTGTATTGGCTTCGGTCCGGCCAACGAAATCCACGCGCACTCGCCGGAGGATCAATGCCCCATCGATCATCTCAGCAAGGCGATGAGCTTTTATGCGGCGTTTCCGAGGGTTTTTGTGGGAAAGAAGTGA
- a CDS encoding DUF4258 domain-containing protein, which translates to MAKISDLRRKIALELYELTSHAKLEMQDDGFSIEDVKQGIYSGHIVERQRDPFTSTKVSGVRPQMDAKFSLFAD; encoded by the coding sequence TTGGCAAAAATTAGTGATCTACGTCGGAAAATCGCCTTGGAGTTATATGAATTGACCTCACATGCAAAACTTGAAATGCAAGACGATGGTTTTAGCATTGAAGATGTCAAGCAAGGCATTTACTCCGGCCATATCGTTGAACGCCAGCGTGATCCGTTCACTTCGACCAAGGTGTCAGGGGTAAGGCCGCAGATGGACGCAAAATTCAGCTTGTTTGCCGATTAA
- a CDS encoding serine protein kinase, translating to MEEKAPVSSTNHIINLIGNLQDTQGYRELHWEGTLAEYFDLVKANPKIARNAFQRIHDMILSYGTEEITEHKEKLIRYKFFSDPIDNGRDAVYGLERSLMKFVSLFKSAAKGYGTEKRVFLLHGPVGSAKSTIVRLLKKGLEAYSATKDGALYSYAWKQEHNGQVNWVNCPMHEEPLHLIPEQFRDRVMQELNAGRPEDEQVRIVGELCPFCRQTFRELLSKYDGDWTKVIGEVKVRRLLLSEKDRIGIGTFQPKDEKNQDSTELTGDINYRKIAEYGSDSDPRAFNFDGEFNIANRGLVEFIEVLKLDVAFLYDLLGASQEHKVKPKKFAQTDIDEVIIGHTNEPEYKKLQSNEFMEALRDRTVKIDVPYITKLSDEIKIYEKDYNLNRIKGKHIAPHTIEMAAMWAVLTRLEEPKKAQLTLLQKLKLYNGKTLPGFTEDNIKELRSDAEREGMEGISPRYIQDKISNALVSDKGEGCVNPFMVINELESGLKHHSLITSDEQRKRYKELLATVKEEYEDVVKNEVQRAIAADEEALKRLCGNYIDNVKAYTQREKVKNKYTGASEDPDERLMRSIEEKIDIPESRKDDFRREIMNYIGALALEGKTFDYKSNERLQKALELKLFEDQKDTIKLTSLISSVVDKETQEKIDVVKSRMIKYYGYCDVCATDVLNYVASIFARGDVKHHHHR from the coding sequence ATGGAAGAGAAAGCACCAGTTTCATCTACCAATCACATTATTAATCTCATCGGTAACTTGCAGGACACGCAAGGGTATCGCGAGTTGCATTGGGAAGGCACGCTGGCCGAATATTTTGATCTCGTCAAAGCAAATCCCAAGATTGCTCGTAATGCCTTCCAGCGGATTCACGATATGATCCTCAGCTACGGCACCGAAGAGATCACTGAACACAAGGAAAAACTCATTCGCTACAAGTTTTTCAGCGATCCCATCGACAATGGGCGTGACGCGGTCTATGGCCTCGAACGCTCGTTGATGAAATTCGTGAGCCTGTTCAAATCTGCGGCGAAAGGTTATGGCACTGAAAAGCGCGTCTTTCTTTTGCACGGGCCGGTCGGCTCGGCGAAAAGCACGATTGTGCGGCTGCTGAAAAAGGGCTTGGAGGCTTATTCAGCGACAAAAGACGGCGCGTTGTACAGTTACGCCTGGAAGCAGGAACACAACGGCCAGGTGAATTGGGTAAATTGCCCGATGCACGAAGAGCCGTTGCATTTGATTCCCGAGCAATTCCGCGACCGCGTGATGCAGGAATTGAACGCCGGCCGCCCGGAAGACGAGCAGGTTCGCATCGTTGGAGAGTTGTGCCCGTTTTGCCGGCAAACCTTCCGCGAGCTGTTGAGCAAATACGACGGCGATTGGACGAAGGTGATCGGCGAAGTGAAAGTCCGACGCCTGCTGCTCTCGGAAAAAGATCGCATCGGCATTGGCACCTTCCAGCCGAAAGACGAAAAGAATCAGGATTCGACGGAACTCACCGGCGACATCAATTATCGCAAGATCGCCGAGTATGGCTCGGATTCCGATCCGCGCGCGTTCAATTTCGATGGCGAGTTCAATATTGCCAATCGCGGCTTGGTGGAGTTCATCGAAGTCCTGAAGCTCGACGTCGCGTTTCTGTACGATCTGCTCGGCGCCTCGCAGGAACACAAGGTCAAGCCGAAGAAATTCGCGCAGACCGATATTGACGAAGTGATCATCGGCCACACCAATGAGCCGGAGTACAAGAAACTGCAATCCAACGAGTTCATGGAAGCGCTGCGTGACCGTACGGTGAAGATTGACGTGCCGTACATCACCAAGCTTTCCGATGAGATCAAAATATACGAGAAAGATTACAATCTCAACCGGATCAAGGGCAAGCACATCGCCCCGCATACGATCGAGATGGCGGCGATGTGGGCGGTGTTGACGCGCCTGGAAGAGCCGAAGAAAGCGCAATTGACGCTGTTGCAAAAACTGAAATTGTACAACGGCAAGACGTTGCCGGGCTTCACCGAAGACAACATCAAAGAGCTGCGTTCCGACGCCGAGCGGGAGGGAATGGAAGGCATTTCGCCGCGCTACATTCAAGACAAAATTTCCAATGCCCTGGTGAGCGACAAGGGCGAAGGCTGCGTTAATCCGTTCATGGTGATCAACGAGCTTGAATCCGGTTTGAAGCACCATTCGCTGATCACCAGCGACGAGCAGCGCAAACGCTACAAAGAACTGCTGGCGACGGTGAAAGAAGAGTATGAAGACGTTGTCAAGAACGAAGTGCAGCGCGCCATTGCCGCTGATGAAGAGGCGCTAAAACGGCTCTGCGGCAATTATATCGACAACGTCAAGGCTTACACGCAGCGCGAGAAAGTGAAGAACAAATACACCGGCGCCAGCGAAGATCCGGATGAACGCCTGATGCGCTCGATCGAGGAAAAGATCGACATTCCCGAGAGCCGGAAGGATGACTTCCGCCGCGAGATTATGAATTACATCGGCGCGCTGGCTCTGGAAGGAAAGACCTTCGATTACAAGAGCAATGAGCGTTTGCAAAAGGCGCTGGAGCTCAAGCTCTTTGAAGATCAGAAAGACACCATCAAGCTCACCAGCCTCATCTCCAGCGTCGTTGACAAGGAGACGCAGGAGAAGATCGATGTGGTCAAGTCGCGCATGATCAAATATTACGGCTATTGCGACGTGTGCGCCACCGACGTGCTCAATTACGTGGCCAGCATCTTCGCACGCGGGGACGTGAAGCATCACCATCACCGGTAG
- a CDS encoding nucleotidyltransferase domain-containing protein — protein MQPDEQKLQELVQRIVAAVHPLRIILFGSAARGDMGPNSDLDVLVVMPDGVHRRKTAQSIYRHLRGFGFAKDIVVATQSDITKYRSNPYMIIKPALDEGRELYHAIERDNTENVSGMACTRKE, from the coding sequence ATGCAACCCGATGAGCAAAAACTTCAAGAGCTGGTTCAACGCATCGTTGCGGCGGTTCACCCGTTGCGGATTATCCTCTTCGGTTCCGCCGCCCGCGGTGACATGGGGCCGAACAGTGATCTCGATGTGCTTGTGGTTATGCCGGATGGTGTACATAGAAGGAAAACGGCACAATCAATCTACCGGCATTTGCGAGGATTTGGTTTCGCAAAAGACATCGTTGTGGCGACACAAAGTGATATTACAAAATATCGTTCAAATCCTTACATGATTATCAAACCTGCTCTGGACGAAGGGAGGGAACTATATCATGCCATCGAACGAGACAATACCGAGAACGTCTCAGGAATGGCTTGCACGCGCAAAGAGTAA
- a CDS encoding CHAT domain-containing protein, giving the protein MIGQALFNALLTGEMRSRYDVSQREAAQKGPGRRFKLRIQSPELAALPWEFLYDPRQAEYVCLSRSTPVVRYLELSQIIQPLAVTPPLRILGMMVSPSDLQPLDLDNEKHRVEEANKNLQKKGLVELTWLGGKTWRDLQKAMRAGPWHIFHFIGHGAFDRNAGEGLIFLEDEDGASYRLSATQLGRLLADHFSLRLALLNACEGARGSERDIFSSTGAILVRRGLPAVLTIQYEITDRAAVEFSRSFYEALAEAMPVDAAVVEAQSHQPCREQHRGMGHAGALHAGAGWKSFGY; this is encoded by the coding sequence ATGATCGGCCAGGCGCTGTTCAATGCGCTGCTCACCGGCGAAATGCGCAGCCGCTACGACGTGAGCCAGCGCGAAGCCGCGCAAAAAGGCCCCGGCCGGCGCTTCAAGCTGCGCATTCAATCGCCTGAGTTGGCGGCGCTGCCGTGGGAATTTTTATACGACCCCCGCCAAGCCGAATACGTTTGCCTCTCGCGCAGCACGCCGGTGGTGCGTTATCTTGAATTGTCGCAAATCATCCAACCGCTCGCCGTGACCCCGCCGTTGCGCATTCTCGGCATGATGGTCAGCCCGAGTGATCTCCAACCGTTAGATTTAGACAACGAAAAACATCGCGTGGAAGAGGCCAACAAAAATTTGCAAAAGAAGGGCCTGGTGGAATTGACCTGGCTGGGAGGAAAAACCTGGCGCGATTTGCAAAAGGCGATGCGCGCCGGGCCGTGGCATATTTTTCATTTTATCGGCCACGGCGCATTTGACCGCAACGCCGGCGAGGGCTTGATTTTCCTCGAAGATGAAGACGGCGCGTCCTACCGCCTGAGCGCCACGCAATTGGGCCGCTTGCTGGCCGATCATTTTTCATTGCGGCTGGCGCTGTTGAATGCCTGCGAAGGGGCGCGCGGCAGCGAGCGCGATATTTTCTCCAGCACCGGCGCGATTTTGGTGCGCCGCGGTCTGCCGGCGGTGTTGACGATACAATACGAAATTACCGACCGCGCCGCGGTGGAATTTAGCCGCTCGTTTTACGAAGCGTTGGCCGAAGCCATGCCGGTGGACGCCGCCGTGGTGGAAGCGCAAAGCCATCAGCCTTGCCGTGAACAACACCGTGGAATGGGGCACGCCGGTGCTCTACATGCGGGCGCCGGATGGAAAAGTTTTGGATATTGA
- the cysK gene encoding cysteine synthase A: MIKWNKNRRIAKNIFETIGQTPLVQFNRIPQSEGVTAMILGKLEWFSPSGSLKDRIYFEMFEQAEARGELKPGMTVLECSTGNAGIGCSFVAAVKGYPCIIVMPEGMSEERKKLDLAYGAQLIHTPGGESDVDLALKKLEEIRAQNPEKYWVPAQFDNADNIAAHYKTTGPEIWEQTEGQVGAFIVTQGTGGTLTGVGRYLREKNPRVKLYAVEPAECPILAHGKWGEHKIEGIGDGFIPKVLDVSLLDGVITTTSDEAIAMTKRMSREEGIFCGISSGSNLAACLKFARKHPDVKMIVTMINDTGQRYFSTELCGTPKHVEIPEREHELDAYTKAQLQKYQSRWEVIE, encoded by the coding sequence ATGATCAAATGGAATAAAAATCGACGCATCGCAAAAAACATTTTCGAGACCATCGGCCAGACGCCGTTAGTCCAGTTCAATCGCATCCCGCAAAGCGAAGGCGTCACCGCCATGATTTTGGGAAAGCTCGAATGGTTCTCGCCGTCTGGCAGCTTGAAGGATCGCATTTATTTTGAAATGTTCGAGCAGGCCGAAGCACGCGGCGAGTTGAAACCGGGCATGACGGTGCTGGAATGCTCGACCGGCAACGCCGGCATCGGCTGCTCGTTCGTGGCCGCGGTGAAAGGCTATCCGTGCATCATCGTCATGCCCGAGGGCATGAGCGAAGAGCGCAAGAAGCTCGACCTCGCGTACGGCGCGCAGTTGATCCACACGCCCGGCGGCGAGAGCGATGTGGATTTGGCGCTCAAAAAACTGGAAGAGATTCGCGCGCAGAATCCGGAAAAGTACTGGGTGCCGGCGCAGTTCGATAATGCCGACAACATCGCGGCGCATTATAAAACCACCGGCCCGGAAATTTGGGAACAAACCGAGGGCCAAGTCGGCGCGTTCATTGTCACGCAGGGAACCGGCGGCACGTTGACCGGCGTCGGAAGGTATTTGCGCGAGAAAAATCCGCGGGTGAAACTCTACGCCGTCGAGCCGGCGGAGTGTCCCATTCTTGCGCATGGCAAATGGGGCGAACACAAAATCGAAGGTATCGGTGACGGCTTCATTCCAAAGGTTCTTGATGTGAGCCTGCTTGACGGCGTCATCACCACGACCTCGGACGAGGCGATTGCCATGACCAAACGCATGAGCCGCGAGGAAGGGATTTTCTGTGGTATCTCTTCGGGATCGAATCTGGCGGCGTGTTTAAAATTTGCGAGGAAACATCCCGACGTGAAAATGATTGTGACGATGATCAATGACACCGGCCAGCGCTATTTCTCCACGGAATTGTGCGGCACTCCCAAGCATGTCGAGATTCCCGAGCGTGAGCATGAGTTGGATGCGTACACGAAAGCGCAGTTGCAGAAATATCAGTCGCGGTGGGAGGTGATTGAGTAA
- a CDS encoding SUMF1/EgtB/PvdO family nonheme iron enzyme, whose translation MEKFWILRAPKLLRRALKRQRRSQKNPKKKTGSRRVLRGGRWYGYALCCRSAFRFFDTPVYRSDFVGFRLVFVP comes from the coding sequence ATGGAAAAGTTTTGGATATTGAGAGCGCCAAAGTTGCTGCGCCGCGCCCTAAAAAGACAGCGTCGCTCCCAAAAGAACCCGAAGAAGAAAACCGGTTCGCGCCGTGTCTTGCGCGGCGGGCGCTGGTATGGCTATGCGCTGTGTTGCCGCTCCGCTTTTCGCTTCTTCGACACCCCTGTCTACCGCAGCGACTTTGTTGGCTTCCGCTTGGTGTTCGTCCCGTAG
- a CDS encoding type II toxin-antitoxin system MqsA family antitoxin, giving the protein MAAKYDKCDYCGGSVREKRVTVDLRVKGKLYVFDNVPVGICQKCGERYYRGPVLERLEELAGHKELFKEKIQVPRFDLAEAMFF; this is encoded by the coding sequence ATGGCAGCCAAATACGACAAGTGTGATTATTGTGGTGGCAGCGTACGCGAAAAACGCGTGACCGTCGATTTACGCGTTAAAGGTAAGTTATATGTTTTCGACAACGTGCCGGTTGGGATTTGCCAAAAATGTGGCGAGCGTTATTATCGTGGCCCCGTACTGGAACGTTTGGAGGAACTGGCCGGCCACAAAGAGCTTTTTAAAGAAAAAATCCAGGTGCCGCGTTTTGATTTAGCGGAAGCAATGTTTTTTTGA
- a CDS encoding SpoVR family protein, producing the protein MSLTAELSAIRDEIKGYAREYGLDFYETIFEMLEYDELNEVASYGGFPTRYPHWRHGMEYEELSKSYSYGLSKIYEMVINNDPCYAYLMKCNNLVDQKLVMAHVYAHCDFFKNNLWFSKTNRKMMDEMANHATKIRRYAEKYGEEAVENFIDVCLSLENLIDPHSQFVEEPGEKTATASEEEEESIEARLRLKSEKEYMDEFINPRQLIEKQRRQEEEKAKSKFRKIPEKAERDVLKFLIEYAPLQKWQQDVLAIVREEAYYFAPQAQTKIMNEGWASYWHSKMMTTRILSDAEIIDYADHHSGTLFTSPGRINPYKLGIELFRDIEDRWNRGKFGKEYDECDDFEIKKNWDKQLGLGRQKIFEVRKLYNDVMFIDAFLTPEFCREHKMFVYEYNDRNNLYEITDRDFKAVKQKLLFMLTNWGQPFIYVEESNYKNRGELYLRHRHEGIDLKLDEARDTLKNLYAIWTRPVHLETVIEESKTLLSYDKDDYTETEID; encoded by the coding sequence ATGAGCCTCACCGCCGAACTTTCCGCCATCCGCGACGAAATCAAAGGCTATGCCCGAGAGTACGGCCTTGATTTCTACGAGACGATTTTCGAAATGCTCGAATACGATGAGCTGAACGAAGTCGCCAGCTACGGCGGCTTTCCGACGCGCTATCCGCACTGGCGGCACGGCATGGAATACGAAGAGCTTTCCAAAAGCTACTCGTACGGCCTTTCAAAAATATATGAAATGGTCATCAACAACGACCCGTGCTATGCCTATTTGATGAAGTGCAACAACCTCGTCGATCAGAAACTGGTGATGGCTCACGTGTACGCCCATTGCGATTTTTTCAAAAACAACTTGTGGTTCTCGAAAACCAACCGCAAGATGATGGATGAGATGGCGAATCACGCCACGAAAATTCGCCGCTATGCCGAAAAATACGGCGAAGAAGCGGTGGAGAATTTCATCGATGTCTGCCTGTCCCTGGAAAATTTAATCGATCCCCATTCACAATTTGTCGAGGAGCCGGGCGAAAAGACGGCGACCGCGTCAGAGGAGGAAGAGGAGAGCATTGAAGCCCGGCTGCGCTTGAAAAGCGAAAAAGAGTACATGGACGAGTTCATCAACCCGCGTCAGTTGATTGAAAAGCAGCGCCGGCAGGAGGAGGAAAAAGCCAAATCCAAATTCCGGAAAATTCCCGAAAAGGCGGAACGCGATGTTTTGAAATTTTTAATCGAATACGCGCCGCTGCAAAAATGGCAGCAGGACGTTCTCGCCATCGTGCGCGAAGAGGCCTATTATTTCGCGCCGCAAGCGCAGACGAAGATCATGAACGAGGGCTGGGCGAGCTATTGGCACTCAAAAATGATGACGACCCGCATCCTCTCCGATGCCGAAATTATTGATTATGCCGACCATCATTCTGGCACGTTGTTCACCTCACCGGGTCGGATCAATCCGTACAAGCTCGGCATCGAGCTTTTTCGCGATATTGAAGACCGCTGGAACCGGGGCAAATTCGGCAAGGAATATGATGAATGCGACGATTTCGAGATCAAGAAGAATTGGGACAAGCAACTCGGCCTCGGACGGCAGAAGATTTTTGAGGTGCGAAAGCTGTACAACGACGTGATGTTCATCGACGCATTTTTGACGCCGGAATTTTGCCGCGAGCACAAGATGTTCGTCTATGAGTACAACGACCGCAACAATTTATATGAAATTACCGACCGCGATTTCAAGGCCGTCAAACAAAAGTTGCTGTTCATGCTGACCAATTGGGGCCAGCCGTTTATTTATGTCGAAGAAAGCAATTACAAAAATCGGGGCGAGCTCTATTTGCGGCATCGTCATGAAGGCATCGACCTGAAGCTCGACGAGGCGCGCGACACCTTGAAAAACCTCTATGCCATTTGGACGCGGCCGGTTCATTTGGAAACCGTCATTGAAGAAAGCAAAACGCTGTTGAGTTATGACAAGGATGACTATACCGAAACTGAAATTGACTAA
- a CDS encoding DUF444 family protein codes for MVKKIEKDHSRFRQIIRGKIKKELRKYITRGELIGKKGKDLVSIPVPQINLPHFRYSSKNTGGVGQGDGDIGTPIGRGDDDDGIGRAGEAPGDHLLEVDVSLEELAQMLGEELELPSIEAKGKKNIMSDKDRYSGISRSGPESLRHFKRTYKEALRRHIISHTYDPDNPIIIPFREDRRYRTWKTLQYPEANAVIIYMMDVSGSMGEEQKEIVRIESFWIDTWLKFQYKNITTRYVIHDAVAREVDEETFYHTRESGGTIISSAYKLANQIIDADYSPSEWNIYLFHFSDGDNWGEIDTDECISILEEKLIPKANLFCYGQVESPYGSGQFIRDLEDYFENEEKLILSEIADKDAIYQSIKDFLGKGK; via the coding sequence ATGGTCAAAAAAATCGAAAAAGACCACAGCCGTTTCCGGCAGATCATCCGCGGCAAGATCAAAAAAGAGCTGCGGAAATACATCACGCGCGGCGAGTTGATCGGCAAGAAGGGCAAGGATTTGGTGAGCATTCCCGTGCCGCAGATCAACCTGCCGCATTTTCGCTATTCCTCGAAGAATACCGGCGGTGTCGGGCAAGGCGACGGCGACATCGGCACGCCGATTGGCCGTGGTGACGATGATGATGGCATCGGCCGGGCCGGCGAAGCCCCGGGCGATCATCTGCTCGAAGTCGATGTTTCGCTCGAAGAGCTGGCACAAATGCTGGGCGAAGAGCTGGAATTGCCCAGTATCGAAGCCAAGGGGAAAAAGAACATCATGAGCGACAAAGATCGCTACAGCGGCATCAGCCGCAGCGGGCCGGAATCGCTGCGCCATTTCAAACGCACGTACAAAGAAGCGCTGCGCCGGCATATCATCAGCCACACCTATGATCCGGACAATCCGATCATCATTCCGTTTCGTGAAGACCGGCGCTATCGCACGTGGAAGACCCTGCAATATCCCGAAGCCAACGCGGTGATCATTTACATGATGGACGTTTCCGGTTCGATGGGCGAGGAGCAAAAGGAGATCGTTCGCATCGAATCGTTCTGGATCGACACCTGGCTGAAATTTCAATACAAAAACATCACGACGCGCTACGTCATTCACGATGCGGTGGCGCGCGAAGTCGATGAGGAAACGTTTTATCACACGCGTGAGAGCGGCGGCACGATCATCTCGTCCGCCTACAAGCTGGCGAATCAGATTATCGACGCCGATTACAGTCCGTCGGAATGGAACATTTATCTCTTTCATTTTTCCGACGGCGACAACTGGGGCGAGATCGATACGGATGAATGCATTTCGATTCTCGAAGAGAAGCTGATTCCCAAAGCGAATCTCTTCTGTTACGGTCAGGTGGAAAGCCCCTACGGCAGTGGTCAGTTCATCCGCGATTTGGAAGATTATTTTGAGAATGAAGAAAAACTCATTCTCTCCGAAATCGCCGACAAAGACGCCATCTATCAATCGATCAAGGATTTTTTGGGAAAGGGGAAGTAA